The Geomonas agri genome contains the following window.
CCCCCCCGGGTTGTACCAGCTCTCTTCCGAGGTTGGTTCCCCTTTACAGAGGTTGATGAGGTACGGCCCGCCATTCCTGACGTGGGTTCCGATAATGGTGATGGCTCCAGACTCGTTTCTGACACGCCTCAACTCCAGACGGATCTCGACTTGAAGCGGAGACAGCGACCTCTTCCCACTCTTTTGGTGAGTTTCCCTCTGGGGCAGGTTCAGTTTACGGAGGATGGAGGGGTCCTTCTTGTGGATCGCAATGGTCTTCATGTAGCTGACGGAGGAGTGCATTTCCAGCTCTGAGAGATCCCGAATTGCCTGGCGCTGTTGCTGGAGCAGGCTGTCCCCGCGATCAGCGCCGATGCTCAGTTCTTTCATGGTTACCACATGATCCCGGAACCTCTGCCCGGCGTAGATGTGCCCCGGCCGGTTCTCGTTGTACTCTTTGCTGGCATCAAGCCCGTCCGCAAAATCATGTAGGGTCACGAAGTACTGGGCGTAGCTCTGCCTTCGAAAATTCAAGTCGAGGAAGTCGTACTGTTCTGGCATAGACACCTCCCAAGCAGGATTTATTAGCAAGTGCCAATATATCGAATCCCGCTGGGGTGTCAAGGAACTGAGTAGCACCTCCTCCGCCTTACCCCAACCTGCGATGCACCGGCAGCCCCCCCCCTAGGCTGTCAGGGCACACTCCACTCGAAACTCTGCATCCAATCTACGCCGCCGTCACCGCCGTCGGAACCGTTGTACTTGTAGGTGAACTTCAGCAGCATGCCAGGCTCCAGCGGTACCGGGAGTTTAACGCTGAAGGGAAAGGTCCCATCTTGCCTCACCTGGCGAGGTATGACGAAGCAGACCTTGCGCGCTCTGGTCGTGCCCGCGGCATCGACTGCCGCAATCCAGATCTCGATCCCTTCCATGAAGGCGTAGCGGAGATTTTTGCCGACTCCCTCCACCACCGTCTCCATTCCCGCCAGTTTGATCTCCCACGCCAACGCCATGTCGAACTGAGAATATCTATACGGCAGGGATTTCAAACGCTCGCTGTCCACATCGCTGGACGTGGTGCAACTGCTGCCAAAGATCGTTAACAGAATCAGCCAAAGCTTTCGCATGTACCTGTACCTCCTAGGCCAAGGCGACGGTAGCCAGCCTTACCCCTTCTGATTCTTGCTGGCCAGGAACCGGTACAGCGGAACCGGCATGAAGACCTTGCCGATTCTCCGGGCAAGATAGGCGGCCAGCAGGAAGGGAATGATGAGGACGTGCTCGTCGGTCATCTCCATGATGATGATCACCGCGGTGAGGGGTGCCTGGATGGCCCCGGAAAAGAACCCGACCATGCCGAGGAGCCCGCACACCTTGAAATTCTGCAGGTGGAACAGCTTAGCGACGGTGAATCCGAAGCCCGCCCCGATGGAAAGACAGGGAGAAAAGATGCCGCCAGCCATTCCGGAGAGGTAGGACAGGACAGTGGTGGCAAACTTGGCAATCCCTAGCCCGATGGGCCAGTCATCGATGGTGGAACTCTCGAGGAAGCTGCGGGTGACTTCGTATCCCGAACCGGCAGAGGCTCCATCGGTGAAGAAGCCGATTGCGGCGCAGACAATGCCGCAATAGAGGGCCCTCTTCCAGGGCTGAGCGGGGAGACCGAAGATCTGCGGGAAGGCAAGCAGCCGGGCAAATGCCCCTCCCATGATCCCTCCGACAACGCCGAAGACCAGGGTTTCCGGAACGAGCAGGTTGGGGGTAAGCGTGACGGCAGGATGTCCAAAGTAGAGGTAGTTCCCGGAGAGAGACAACGCCGCGATACCGGAGAGGATAACGGCGAGCATCACCATTTCCCGGAAACGCCCGAACGCCCCCTCGGTCACTTCCTCCAGGGCAAAGGCGATACCGGCCAAGGGCGCATTGAACGCTGCCGCGACTCCCGCCGCGGCACCTGCAGTCAGGAAGGTCTGGAAATCGACCTTGGGCAGAACCCTCCGTGTAACGCGCCCGAAAAAGGCGAAGACAGAGGCTGAAATCTGGACAGTTGGGCCCTCGCGCCCGATGGAAGCCCCGGCAATGATGCCGACGCAGCTCGATATCACCTTCACCACGGCGGTGCGCAGCGAAACCAGCGGGCTGTGCCATGGCGGCTCGACCTTGTCGCCGTGCGCACGGTCGATCGCTTCCAGCACCTGGGGGATGCCGCTGCCGCGTGATTCGGGCCCGAACTTTTGCACGATGAGCGTCGCAGCGACGAACAACAGCGGTGTGGCTGCGGTCATGAGATAGGTGTGGCTGTGAAACAAGGTGAAAAAGTAGGCCTGCGAAACGGAGATGAGACGTGCAAAGAGAACGGCAGCACACCCGACCAGCACGGCTGCCGTCCAGATGGTGAACTGCATGTAGCTTTTCTCGCGCAGCTTCCTCAGGTAGCGCAGGTAGTCCCTGGCTTGTTGGGGCTCTTTCCCCCCTACCCTCTCATGCTCTTCATTGTTCATAGTTCGACCTTCTGATTCCAGAATGAAAGTGGCAACGAGTTCACGCCACCTTGGCGCTGCTCCTCAACTGTATGACCAGGTTGCAGAGTTCGGAGCAGAGGATGCCGGCAAGCATCAGGACACACCCCAACAACCCGCGGGCTCCCAACACCTCGCCGAGGAAAAACCAACCCCAGATGGCAGCGAAGACGCCTTCGGCGCTCAGGATCACTGCGGTGTGCGCGGGATGGGCATCGCGTTGCGCCACCACCTGCATGGTGTAGGCAAAGCCCACGGAGATCAGGCCGCCGTAGAGGATGGGACGCCAGGCGGCAAAGACTGCAGCAAGGGTCATCGACTCGAAAATGAATGCGGTGATCAGGCTAAGAACCGAGCAGACCGCGAACTGCAGTGCGGAAAGTTTGAAAGGGTCCAGGCGTGGCGAGAGCCAGCCGATGAGGAGCACGTGCCCCGCCCAGAAAACGGCGCCGATCAGTTCCAGCAGATCACCAATGCCGATGGTGAAGTGGTCGGTGACGCTGAGGAAGAACAAGCCAATGGCAGCTAGGACGGCCCCGAGCCAGGTGCCGACGCCGGGCCGCTGTCCCCAGAACATCCCCAATAAGGGAACGAGGACGACGTAGAGACCAGTGATGAAACCTGCGTTACCCGCCGTGGTGTAGGCGATGCCGACCTGTTGCAGCGAAGCGCCCATGAACAGTGCGCCTCCCGCCATCAGGCCGCCGTGAAGCAGCGCGCGGTTACCCGCTTGCGGTAGGCTGCCGTGGTAAGGCCCTTGCCGGCGGCGATTCAGGTAGACCAGGGGGAGCAAAGAGAGGCTACCGAGCGCGAAGCGGACGCCGTTGTAGGAAAAGGGGCCCAGGAAATCGAGCCCCTTGCGCTGCGCGACGAAACCGCCGCCCCAAATGGCGGCGATGAGAAGGAGTAGGAGATCGGACTTGATGGTTTTGGACTGCATGCTGTTCCTTAGGCGGTAAAAGTGTCGCGGCGCGGTCGGCTAGTGTCCCCGCTTTTGCCTGTAAAGTCAAGGGGGACCGGGAGGGATGTCCCGGGGATCAGAAGTGTTTTTTTCTGAAGGCTTGGCCAAAGCCGGTTTTCAGGTAGTTCTCGAACGCGGCGGCTTTGGCGTCGTCGGTGAAACCGAGATAGGTGATGAGCTTCCAGGGGAGGTATTTGGAGGTGTGGGGGGATTAGCCAGCGTTGTGAGAGGCGAGGCGTGATTTCAGGTTTTTCGTGAGGCCGACGTAGTGCTCGTTGGGGTGGAAGAGGCTTTGGAGGAGGTAGACGTATTTCATGGGGGTGAGCCTCCGGGGTTGGGGGACGACGGAAGTTTACCCGATATAGCTTGAACGTCTAGGTGCTGTTGGGTTAGGCGGCTGCCTTTGCTTCGCTCGGCTTGCGGGGGAACTGAAAGGAACGACTGTGGGGGGTGCGGCATCACTTCGTGGCAAGGGTCCGCCTTCGCTAAACGCCGGCCTTCGTTTCACTGCGGAAGGCAGCTACGGTGGACAACCTTCGCCAAAAACAAAAGGCTTCGGATGACACTGGCGTGCCAACCGAAGCCTTGGCGAAGGTTGGTGGTGGCGTCTATAAAACAAATCACACAAATATCGGTTTTATAATGGTTAATTTGTTGGCGGCAAGGCAGCATACCCCCATTTATACCCCTAATATTTGGAGGCTAAAGCTCTGCAGGCGAGGGTAATAGCTGCTGCTGTGTCCATAATGGTGAATTTCTGTCATAGAAACTTCGCATTCCCTGATGATGGCTCCTAGGTACAACCCCACCCTATAGAGCGCACTACCCGGTGCCTCCCCGGTATGGCGTATATCGCTTGGCCTCATCCAATCCCCCCCGGTAGGACTTTCAAAAACTTGCTCTTTCAGCGCACTTATCTAAAAAAATTGAAATTTTGGGTCTCCAAATTTGAGTGTGGAATAGGGCTATAGCTAGCCGTCCTTGATGAAGGCTAACAAGGTGGAAATGTCCACTCCGTAGTTGATGACTAGCTCCTTGCTACTTTGGACCGTCCAACGGTTGAAGGATGACCAGATAGGTTCTGGTCAATCCGTATGTTGGGTACGCCGTTTAGACATTGAATGCATAGACATAATTATTGAAATAAAACCTATGGCTGTTAAAAATGCGCCAACAGATATGCTTAATCTGTCTCTATATGCCAGAACTACTAATATGCCAAGAAGGAAAAGAGTAGTTCCACTAATCACTAAGAACCAGTTAGTGAAGACACTAAATGTCATTATTTTACTAAAATTACTTTTGCCTTCATCAAATATTTCTTTGTAGGTAATGCGTACATCTGAAATTGGTAAATTTTTTATTATTAGATATGTGGAGATATATTGGGCTAAACTCAAAAAAAACATAACTATAATTAATAATTTCCATGAATGCTGTTTCATAAGGCCTGTTAGAAGCGGCACACTTCCTAGAGATAAAAATATCCACCTGCTGATATGAGAGACAACTTTTTGGTAAATTTGCTCCGAAACGACAATGCGCCCTTTGCCAAAACATCCGAAAGGATAATAGATACGAGTTCCTTCGGGGCTAGTTCTAAAAGCAGATTTTATTCTCATATCAACTAGATTCATATTTTTCTCCAAACTACTTATTGAGCGGCGTCTTTTCTGAATTTGGAGAAGCCTTTACGTGCGCAAGGGAGTCCAAGTTTTCTCATAGATACGCGCGCGGAGGCTACAAACCATAGTTAGAGATACTCACTTTTTTTTGGGTTTGGACCGCTTTGCATAGGAACAAACTACATTTAAGTTATATTCAGCAACCGTCTCTGGGAGAGCAGGCTCAAAATTAGGGTTTGGATTTGTATTTGAAACCGCTGTATTGTCATTACTATAGTCATGCACTGATAAATATCGGTACTCTCCAATGTCACAATTATATTCAATTTGGGACATTGTGTGGCTATAATTTTCATATGGTATACTTACATTGTCTGCGGAATGTCTTTCACGGCTCAAAATCGTCTTAGTATAAATTATGATAGTTCCACGTCCAGTCTTTGTCACTCTCGATGCATCAAAATACCCATTATACAATTTTTTCCAATCAGCAGCGGAGGATTCGGTAGCAATGAATAATAAACTTAACAGCAGCAAAAGAAATTTGTAGTTTAAGCTCATTTACTCCCCCTAAAGTATTACGGACGACAGATTTTACAAGGGACATATCCATTTTTGATAGCTTGATCGCGAGAGTCGAAACGTACTTTGTTGGCAGGGTTTATCCGTTTTGCTGAAGGGCAGTCATCATTATGGAATTTGTGCGTTTTTTTATTACCAACAAAAGCAAATGCTGAAGTTACAAAAAACAGCATGATGACAGTTGCTATGATAATTTTATGCATGCCACCTCCTATTTGAGTTTCTCGCTGCACACTTATGTGAAATTAGTTAGAGTAGTCCCATCTGGCAACTACATAGGATACTTTTTCCATTGCCCCACGCGAAATGCCAGATATCTTGCCAGATACTGTTGCTATTGTAGAACTATTAAGTAACTTAGCTGTACCAGTGGCTGTACCAAGAACCACGCCACTCTTTGACTTTGCTTCAAATATCATGTCACAGTAGTAAGGTGCATAGACCTCTCTATTAAATTTATAATTTACCATTGAAGTAACAGCAATATCATACGTTTGTTCACTATGTTTTGTGTCAATAACATTAGTAGTTGGAATGCATTCGATTGATACTGATTCAATTTGAGCAGTCGCTGTTTCGCCACTAACTCCAAATACTATTCCAGACTCTATTTTTGATGGGAACGCTTGTATTTTTGTGACATCTATGTTGCTTGTTAACCTTTCGATGTAATCGCATCCGAAAAAGAGCAGCAAGCAAGCGAATGTGGCAAATAGTCTCATCATAATTGCCTCCTTCTCCTATAGTACAGGGCATGGGCATTGGTAGCTTTATATCCTTGCCCATTCTCATTAACAATAAAAAACCGACTTACCTGTGAGAGGTAGCCGGTTTTTAGTGGTGTTTTGATGGTTAGCGTCCCATCCACACTTGTCAGGGTATTGGACCTAGATAAATATTTTCCTACTCAAGAGCGTTATGCTCACTCGCTCAAGATGCATTGAGTACGAATATTGTCATTTACCCTTGCGTGCTGCTCACTCGCTCAAGAGGGCTTGAGTGCTTTAGGCGCTCTCCCACTCAAGGCAGCTTGAGTCTTTATATTTCTATGCCATACCCTCCCATTTATAGGCGGGTACTCAGGCAGGGAATAGATAGGTTAGCCATGATGATTTCAGGTGGTATGCGCGGTTGCTCCGATTCTGGCTTTCTTGGCAGCTCTTGCCTTTTCAATGTTGGCGGTGTTCTTCAGTGGCGGCGTCCAAGTCTTCCAGCCGTCTTGCAGTTGGTAAAGGTTAGGTATTCCGTCCCCATTTGCAGTCCCTCCAGGTCGTACAACACAAATGAATCCCATTGTTTTTAAACCGTCTATGGCATTCTGAAATGACTGCGGGTTCATACCAAGTGTACGTTTAGCTTCACTGAAAGGAAACGGGAACACTGGACGCCCCGGAAGTCTGTCTTTCTCTGCGGCAGCAGCGTCAGATTTGGCAAGGGCTACAGTCAGCACATCGGTTTGCGATTTGGAAAGGTGCCTATATGCTGGGAACGTTACCATGTCAAAAATAAACACCCTTGCATACCAATTCAGCTTATGAGGTGGAGTTTTCTTTTTGCCCATTGTCACCCCCTCACGACTAAAAGCTGCTGTTTTAGGGTTTTGGTCATTGCCGTCCCCCCTTCGCCTGCCGATACAGCCAAGCCCGACAAGCTGAAAAGCGTTTAACAGGTTGTACAAGTTCGCCTGTGGCATAGGTGAAGACAATCGCCCTAGTAGCATCGTCATCACTGAATTCAAATGTCACAAGTGCTTTACCCGGTTGGCGTAATATCGCGGGCATCTTACCAGTTGCCGTCATAATGGTGGCGCTAAGGTCAATATCTGTGGTTTGGAATTCTGCCGGTCTGTTGGTCATGGCGTCTATACCTCCTCAACTGTTTCAATCAGTTTGAGAATGTCGGCGTAACGCCAAGCAGTTGTGCGTGGCCCTAGCTTAACTGATGCAGGGTATTTGCCGGATTTCACCCCTGCCCACCATGAGCTTTTGCATACGGGAATGAGCGTCAGGACTTCTTTGAGCCGGAGTAACCGGCAAGTGGCGGGATAGTTCAGTTCTGCGGTGTGCATGTT
Protein-coding sequences here:
- a CDS encoding chloride channel protein; translation: MNNEEHERVGGKEPQQARDYLRYLRKLREKSYMQFTIWTAAVLVGCAAVLFARLISVSQAYFFTLFHSHTYLMTAATPLLFVAATLIVQKFGPESRGSGIPQVLEAIDRAHGDKVEPPWHSPLVSLRTAVVKVISSCVGIIAGASIGREGPTVQISASVFAFFGRVTRRVLPKVDFQTFLTAGAAAGVAAAFNAPLAGIAFALEEVTEGAFGRFREMVMLAVILSGIAALSLSGNYLYFGHPAVTLTPNLLVPETLVFGVVGGIMGGAFARLLAFPQIFGLPAQPWKRALYCGIVCAAIGFFTDGASAGSGYEVTRSFLESSTIDDWPIGLGIAKFATTVLSYLSGMAGGIFSPCLSIGAGFGFTVAKLFHLQNFKVCGLLGMVGFFSGAIQAPLTAVIIIMEMTDEHVLIIPFLLAAYLARRIGKVFMPVPLYRFLASKNQKG
- a CDS encoding DMT family transporter, whose translation is MQSKTIKSDLLLLLIAAIWGGGFVAQRKGLDFLGPFSYNGVRFALGSLSLLPLVYLNRRRQGPYHGSLPQAGNRALLHGGLMAGGALFMGASLQQVGIAYTTAGNAGFITGLYVVLVPLLGMFWGQRPGVGTWLGAVLAAIGLFFLSVTDHFTIGIGDLLELIGAVFWAGHVLLIGWLSPRLDPFKLSALQFAVCSVLSLITAFIFESMTLAAVFAAWRPILYGGLISVGFAYTMQVVAQRDAHPAHTAVILSAEGVFAAIWGWFFLGEVLGARGLLGCVLMLAGILCSELCNLVIQLRSSAKVA
- a CDS encoding GIY-YIG nuclease family protein translates to MKYVYLLQSLFHPNEHYVGLTKNLKSRLASHNAG
- a CDS encoding surface-adhesin E family protein, whose amino-acid sequence is MSLNYKFLLLLLSLLFIATESSAADWKKLYNGYFDASRVTKTGRGTIIIYTKTILSRERHSADNVSIPYENYSHTMSQIEYNCDIGEYRYLSVHDYSNDNTAVSNTNPNPNFEPALPETVAEYNLNVVCSYAKRSKPKKK
- a CDS encoding Ada metal-binding domain-containing protein; the encoded protein is MHKIIIATVIMLFFVTSAFAFVGNKKTHKFHNDDCPSAKRINPANKVRFDSRDQAIKNGYVPCKICRP
- a CDS encoding helix-turn-helix transcriptional regulator: MHTAELNYPATCRLLRLKEVLTLIPVCKSSWWAGVKSGKYPASVKLGPRTTAWRYADILKLIETVEEV